GCGCAGCACCTCCGCCAGCGCGAGGCAGTCCTCGTCGCTCATCGTGTCGGTGACCATCGGCGTGCCGTCGTAGTCCGCCTGCACCGAATGCTGCCCGAGCCGCTGGGTGGAGAAGCCGCAGGCGCCGGCGTCCATCGCCTCGTGAAGCAGGCGCTGCATCTCCTTGCGCTCCGCGGGTGTGGCCGGCCGGCTCTTGGCCGCTTCAAGGCCCATCGTCCAGATCATCAGCGGCGCCACGGGCACGTAGCTGAGGCAGTTGACGCCCTTGGGGATGCGCTCGAGCGAGTCCAGCCATTCCGGGAAGGTGACCCAGTCCCAGAGCATGCCGGCCTGCATCGACTCGAAGGGGATCGCCTCCGTGCGCGACATGGTGAGCATGGCGCGGTCGCGTTCGTCCGGCCGCACGGGGGCGAAGCCGAAGCCGCAGTTGCCCAGGACGACCGAGGTGACGCCGTGCCAGCCGGAGATCGTGCAGTACGGATCCCACTGGATTTGCGCGTCGTAGTGGGTGTGCAGATCGACGAAGCCCGGCGCGACGATCAGCCCCGCGGCGTCCAGCACCTCGCGGGCGCCGCCGTTGCCGGGCCGGATGCCGCCGATCTGGGCGATGCGGCCGTCCTTGATGCCGACATCGGCCCGGTAGCGCGGCACGCGCGTGCCGTCCACCACCGTCCCGCCGCGGATGAGGATGTCGAACTCCGCCATGGGAACCCTCCTTGCTGGCCGGGGCTCATTGCGTCCCGACGACTCTTTGCGCCCGCCGCTGAAGGCTGGGCGCCCCGCTCTTCCTCCTCGACCGGCAGCCGGCCGAGCAGTATGTCGCTCCTCTCACCGATCGCTCCGCTGCGCGATTCCCCTGCATGGCCTGGGCCGATCACGTCGTGGAGGCCCGCGAGCCGCAGTTCGCTCCCCGCTTCGCTCCGGCTCAGCGACCGCCGCGCAGGCGCGGATCGAGAATGTCGCGCAGAGCATCGCCGAGCAAGTTGAAGCCGAGCACCACCAGGCTGAGCGCAGCGCCGGGAAAGATCGCCATCCACGGCGCATGGGTGAAATAACGCTGCGCCTGGCCGCTCAGGTCGGCGCCCCACGACGGGGTGGGCGGTGGCGTGCCCAGGCCGAGGAAGCTCAGGCTCGCCTCGATCAGGATCGCGCCCGCCAGCAGCGAGGTCGCGATCACGATCAGCGGCGCCAGCAAGTTCGGCAGGATATGTCGGAAGATGATGCGCTCGGGGCGCGCCCCCAGGGTGCGCGCCGCCTCGACATACATGTTCTCCTTTTCGCTCAGCACGATGCCGCGCACGATGCGTCCGATGCCGGGGATGATCGCCACGCCGACTATCGCCATCAGGTTGCGGATCGACGGCCCGACCACGGCGATCATGATCAGCGCCAGGATCAGGATGGGGAACGCCATCATCGCGTCCATCACCCGCTGGATCGCCATATCACTCCAGCCGCCGAAGTAGCCGGAGACCAGGCCGATGAAGGTGCCGCCGATCACGCCGACCGCCGTGGCGATGATCCCGACTTCCAGCGAGGTGCGGCTGCCGTAGATCACGCGGCTGAAGATGTCCCGGCCCTTGTCGTCGGTGCCGAATAGGTTGGTGGCGTTGGGGCGGAGCAGGTTGTGAAATTGGATGCTCGTCGGGTCGTAGGGCGCGATCTGCGGCGCCAGGATCGCGACGAGGATTAACGCCAGGATCACCAGCAGGCCGAAGACGCCGAGCGGCTGACTGCGCAGCAGCCGCCGGATTCGTGCCGCGCGCCCGCTGCCGGGCAGGGCGACGGCGATCTCGCCCGGCGCGGCGACGGGTGCAGCGACCTCGCTCGATACAACACTCATGTATACCGAATCCTTGGGTCGAGCCAGGCGTAGGAGAGATCGACCACGAGATTGGCGAGCAGCAAGATTACGGCCAGGAAGAACGTCAGCCCCTGGATCACCGGATAATCGCGCACGTAGATGGAGTCGATGAAGAGCAGCCCGACGCCAGGCAGGTTGAAGATCGTCTCCAGGATGACCGCGCCTCCGAAGAGCGCGGCGATTTGCAGTCCGATTACCGTCACCACGGGAATGAGCGAATTCTTGAGCACATGGCCCACAATCACCCGCCGTTCTGCCAGCCCTTTCGCATACGCGGTCCGCACGTAGTCGTTGCGCAACACCTCCAGCACCGTAGAACGCTCCAGCCGCATGATCCCGGCCGAGCCGCCGATCGCCAGCACCAATGCCGGCAAATAGTACTGCTGCAAATTGCGCGCCGGATTGTCGAACAGCGACACCTTGCCGATCGGCGGCAGATAGTTCCACCAGATCGCAGGCAGGATGAGCAGCAGCGTGCCCAGCCAAAAGCCAGGTACGGACTGGCCGCCGATGCTGAACACGCGGATCGCATAGTCCCAGGCCGAATTCCGCTTCACCGCCGAAAGCACACCCAGGGGGATGCCGAGGATGACCGTGAACAGGGTGCCAAGCACGACAAGCTCAAGTGTGCTCGGCAGCCGCGAGCGCAGCTCCGCGCTCACGGTCGTACGATGCACGACCGATCGCCCGAGGTCGCCGTGCAGCACGTCGCTCCACCAGCGCAGGTACTGGACGGGCAAGGAATCGTCCAGGTGATAGGCGTGACGGAACGCCTGCCGGTCTTTCGCCGACGCGGCCTGGCCGAGCGCCAGCGTCGCCGGATCGCCGGGAACGAGCCGCATCATCGACGCCACGGCGACCGTGATCAGCAGCAGGACCGGGATCATCAGCAGCAGGCGGCGCAGAATGTAACGTCGCATCGAGTCGCTTCTCCGCGGGCGGCCGGCACCCACGCGTAACGGCACGCCCCGGCTCAGTTCAGGTTGTAGATCTCCAGCGTGTTCCGACCAAGGACGCGGGCACG
The window above is part of the Dehalococcoidia bacterium genome. Proteins encoded here:
- a CDS encoding ABC transporter permease, whose protein sequence is MRRYILRRLLLMIPVLLLITVAVASMMRLVPGDPATLALGQAASAKDRQAFRHAYHLDDSLPVQYLRWWSDVLHGDLGRSVVHRTTVSAELRSRLPSTLELVVLGTLFTVILGIPLGVLSAVKRNSAWDYAIRVFSIGGQSVPGFWLGTLLLILPAIWWNYLPPIGKVSLFDNPARNLQQYYLPALVLAIGGSAGIMRLERSTVLEVLRNDYVRTAYAKGLAERRVIVGHVLKNSLIPVVTVIGLQIAALFGGAVILETIFNLPGVGLLFIDSIYVRDYPVIQGLTFFLAVILLLANLVVDLSYAWLDPRIRYT
- a CDS encoding ABC transporter permease; protein product: MSVVSSEVAAPVAAPGEIAVALPGSGRAARIRRLLRSQPLGVFGLLVILALILVAILAPQIAPYDPTSIQFHNLLRPNATNLFGTDDKGRDIFSRVIYGSRTSLEVGIIATAVGVIGGTFIGLVSGYFGGWSDMAIQRVMDAMMAFPILILALIMIAVVGPSIRNLMAIVGVAIIPGIGRIVRGIVLSEKENMYVEAARTLGARPERIIFRHILPNLLAPLIVIATSLLAGAILIEASLSFLGLGTPPPTPSWGADLSGQAQRYFTHAPWMAIFPGAALSLVVLGFNLLGDALRDILDPRLRGGR